Sequence from the Symbiopectobacterium purcellii genome:
TGCGCGGTGGCGTCGACATTCTGGTGGCAACGCCGGGACGTCTGCTGGATCTGGAGCATCAGAATGCGGTTGACCTTTCCCGTATCGAAATCCTGGTGCTGGATGAAGCGGATCGCATGCTGGACATGGGCTTTATCCACGACATTCGTCGTGTGCTGGCAAAATTGCCGGCCAAACGCCAAAACCTGCTGTTTTCGGCCACCTTCTCGGATGAGATCAAGGCGCTGGCCAATACACTGCTGACGCGCCCTGCGTCGGTCGAAGTGGTGCGTCGCAATACGCCATCGGAATTGGTGACCCAGAACGTGCACTTTGTCGATAAGAAACGCAAGCGCGAGCTGCTCTCTTTGCTGATCGGCAAAGGGAACTGGCAGCAGGTGCTGGTGTTTACCCGTACCAAGCACGGTGCCAACCACTTGGCTGAGCTATTGGGCAAAGACGGCATTACCGCCGCGGCTATCCATGGCAACAAGAGCCAGGGAGCCCGTACCCGTGCGTTAGCGAATTTCAAGGAAGGATCGATTCGGGTGCTGGTGGCAACGGATATCGCTGCGCGCGGTCTGGATATCGACCAACTGCCCCATGTGGTGAACTATGAGCTGCCCAACGTGCCGGAAGACTACGTGCACCGTATCGGGCGTACCGGTCGTGCGGAATCTACCGGTGAAGCGTTGTCGCTGGTGTGTGTCGATGAGCATAAGCTGCTGCGCGATATCGAGCGACTGCTGAAACGCGAAATTCCACGCATTGCCGAGCCGGGCTTTGAGCCCGATCCGAATATTAAGGCAGAGCCGATTCAAAATGGGCGCCAAAGCCAGCGCGGTGCGCCGCGTGGCGGCGATCGTTCCGGCAGTGAACGCCACAGCACGGCACCGCGCCGCCAGCGCAGTGGCGAAGGTTCGCCTTCTGGAGAGCAACGTCGTGGCGGTCAGGGGAAACCTGCCGCATCACGCTCGCAGGGTAATGGTCAGCGTCGCCCGGCGCGTGCCAGAAGCGAGTAATTAAGCTGTTCGCAGGGGAGCTGTCGCTCTCCTGCGGTAGTGTGCTTGCTTCGTTTCATGCCTTTGCGTCAACGTCTTGCCCGTGTGGCCTTCTCGCTTCTCACAGACTTCCCATTCACGTGGATTATCAGTAAGCTGCTTAACTCGCCTCCATCCGCAAGCCGACGCGCTTTGCCCGAATAAAGACTGAATAATGAGAACAGCCGCCCCCGGTATCACTGAAGATGGTCTGCCGACGCCGCAGCGCCACTATGCCATGTTGACGATCGCCATCAGCATTACGCTGGCGGTGATGGACGCCGTGGTCGCCAATGTGGCGTTGCCGGTTATTGCTACGGATTTCAACATTAGCGCGGCGAGCGTTATCTGGATCGTTAACGGTTATCAGTTGGCGGTGGTGGTATGCCTGATTCCGTTCGCGCGTTTGGGCGAGATTTACGGCTATCGTACGGTGTATATGTGCGGGTTGACTCTGTTTATCCTGTCGTCTCTGGCTTGCATGTTGGCGAACAGCATGCCGCTGTTAACGCTGGCGCGCGTGGTGCAGGGCATCGGTGCCGCAGGGCTGATGAGCGTGAACACCGCGTTAATCCGTTACATCGTGCCGCGTGCCAAGCTGGGCGGCGCCATTGGTATTAACGCGTTGGTGGTGGCGATGGCCGCCACTGTAGGGCCGACGCTGGCGGGAGGCATTTTATCCGTAGCCTCTTGGCCGTGGCTGTTTGCCATCAATCTGCCCCTTGGTCTCGCGGCCATTCTGTTGGCACTGCGCAGTCTACCGGATAACGATCGTAGCCAGCAGCCGTTTGATGGCGTGAGCGCGCTATTGAGCGCGTTGATGATCGGTTTGGCCATTACCGCCATTGAGAGCATCGGTCATAAAAGCAATGCCGTGCTGATCGGCGGACAACTGGGGCTGGCACTGGTAGCGACACTACTGTTGGTACGCCGCGAAGCCTCTGCCACAGCGCCGCTGTTCCCGTTTCAGTTTGTCGCTGGCGACCTCCATCGCCTCCTTTACCACCCAGATGTTGGCCTTTGTTTCTTTGCCATTTCTGTTTCACCATGAACTGGCGCTGACGCCGGCCGAAGTGGGGCTAATGATGACGCCCTGGCCGTTGGCAACTGGCGTTATGGCTATGGTGGCCGGCAAGCTTTCCGATCGGATGTCACCGGCCATACTGGGCGGTGTTGGCTTGCTGCTGCTCGCCGTCGGGATGTTGGCGTTGAGCCAGCTTTCCCCCGTCACCACCATGGCGGATATTGCCTGGCGCATGGCGCTGTGTGGCGCGTGGTTCGGGTTATTTCAGTCGCCCAATAATCGCCTGTTGGTCACGTCGGCACCGCGCCAGCGCAGCGGTGCCGCAGGCGGCATGCTGGGCACCGCGCGTTTGATAGGCCAGTCAAGCGGCACTGCGCTGGTGGGCATGTTGCTGGCGCGCTTTGATATGCAGGGCGGTTACTATGCGCTTTATATGGGGTGCGGTACGGCGGCGTTGGC
This genomic interval carries:
- the rhlE gene encoding ATP-dependent RNA helicase RhlE, which gives rise to MSFSSLGLSADILRAVEEQGYREPTPVQRQAIPVVLSGQDLMASAQTGTGKTAGFTLPLLQLLSAKPSDVKGRRPVRALILTPTRELAAQIGENVQAYSKYLRLRSLVVFGGVSINPQMMKLRGGVDILVATPGRLLDLEHQNAVDLSRIEILVLDEADRMLDMGFIHDIRRVLAKLPAKRQNLLFSATFSDEIKALANTLLTRPASVEVVRRNTPSELVTQNVHFVDKKRKRELLSLLIGKGNWQQVLVFTRTKHGANHLAELLGKDGITAAAIHGNKSQGARTRALANFKEGSIRVLVATDIAARGLDIDQLPHVVNYELPNVPEDYVHRIGRTGRAESTGEALSLVCVDEHKLLRDIERLLKREIPRIAEPGFEPDPNIKAEPIQNGRQSQRGAPRGGDRSGSERHSTAPRRQRSGEGSPSGEQRRGGQGKPAASRSQGNGQRRPARARSE